TCGACATCTCGCAACTTGCCGGACTCATCGGCGGAGGTGACGTCTCCCTCGACAGCATCCTGCGTCTGATGACCGCCTTCGGCGCCACCGACTACGCCGCACAGGTCGCCAACGGCACTGTCGACACCGACACCCTGCTCGCCCAGGTGAAGTCGCAGGACGCAGGCACACCGGCCGAGAATCCCACGCCTGAGACGGACGAGGCCCCGGCGCACGAACCTGCCGTCGCCGACCCGGAGGCACTGCGCTCGTCCCTCGAAGCTGCGGGGGTCGACGCCGACACCGCCGCCAAACTCGCCGCGGATCCTGCGGCCACGGTGGCCGCCGCCGAAAAACTGGGCGTCGACCATGAGACAGCGTCACGGTTCGCCTCCGACCCCGAGGGCGCGCTGCGTGCCCTGGAAGAGGCCGGCATCGATCCGGTCGGCGCAGCACCGATGCTCGCGGCCCAGCTCTGACCTTCCCGAACATCCGCTGACGTCACGGATGACGCCTCCTCGGAGGAGGACAGCAGACGAGAACGCCCTGACCCGGATCTTCAGAGATCCTGGTCAGGGCGTTCTCGTGTCGCGGCGTGATCGGCGACATTCCGCCGATCATGTCCGCTGATCAGGGCTGCGGAGCCCCGGGTGCCATGATGTCAGGCTCGTGGATGTCCTCGAGGCTCTCTGGCGTCGGCTCGGCGATCTCGCAGAGGTTCACCAGCGCACCCGTCGGGTCGACCAGCGTGCACAGACGGCCCAGTTCGGAGTTCCACGGGGCGCGGACCAGCTTGCCGCCGAGCTTCTTGACCTTCTTCGCCGCAGCATCCACGTTGGCGCAGCCGAGGTAGAGCGTCCACATCGACGGGTTCTCGTCCAGCTCGCTGGTGTCCCACATGCCGCACAGCGGCGCACCGTTGTATTCGCCGGTGGCGTAACGGAACTTGTCCGTGTCGCTGTGCTGGCGGATATCCCACCCGGCGAGGTCGTGGTAGAACTTCAGCGTCGCGTCGAACTCTTCACCAACGAGGAGCTCGTGCCACACCGGGGTTCCCGGCTCACCGGCGGCGAAGAAGGGCTCGTCGCCGGACGGCTGCTTGAGCCCCACCGTCGCACCCGACGGGTCGACGATGACGGCCATGCGTCCGCGGCGTCCCACATCGCGTGGGGACAGGATGCTCGTCGCACCTGCCTTGACGGCCTCATCATGGACATGGTCGATGTCAGGCGCGTAGAGCAGCATGCCCCACAGCGACGACTTGTCGTCGGGGACCTCGCCGAGACCCGCGACGGGCATTCCGTTCTTCTTGGCGACGAGGTAGCCGTCGCACTGTGTGTCGAACTCCCAGTCAAGGAGCTCGGTGTAGAAGGTCTTCGCCTTCTCCAGGTCAGTGGTAGCCAGGTCGATCCAGATCGGCATTCCTGGCTCCGCTACGAGAGCGGGCATCAGAGGTTCCTCCACTTGTCGGGGTCGAAATCGTCGTCGGCAGTTGCTTCGTCAAAGTAGTCGTCATCGTCACTGTCGCCGCTGGTGTCGCCGCCATTCCCAGTGACGACCCGGGCGGCGGCAATCGGGGTGGCGTCCTCGTCAAGAACAACCACCTCATCCCCGGAACGCAGGTGCCGGCCACGGCGGGTGTCAGCCTCACCGTTGACCGTCACACGACCGGCGGCGACAGCCTCCTTGGCTGCGCCGCCGGAATCGACCAGGTTCGCCAGTTTGATGAACTGCCCCAATCGGATGTCGTCCCCGCGCACGGGGACATCCTGCGCCGGTACCTTGTGCTCTTCTCGCTCAGGCATGCCGACCATCCTACGACGCTGCGGGTTAACAGGGAAGTCCTCCGCGTGGCGGGCCGGATATTAGTGACTGACGGAGATCACGCAGCGATGTTTATACGCCTCGCCCCCTGTGAAATTGTCGCCCTTCAAGGCTGGATTTCTGGCCCCTGAGCTGCACAGAAGGGCGACTATCCGACACGGAGGTCTCCCAGGTGCCCGCCGCCGCTGCCGGGGTGCGTCGACGGCAGAGGAATCACGGAGTTACCGTGTGCCGATGACGCCACGAAGGAACCTCGCGCTCAGATGCACGATATCGCTCGTCCTCATCACTATTTCTCTGAGCATTTATTCGACGGTGAAGGATACTGACCTGGTGCCGACCCTGCTGAAGTTCGGCGTCCCGCTGTTCCTCGCAGGCGCTCTGGCAGATGTCGTCTTCTCCTTCTCCGATGCCGAAGAGCCGACAGCGTCACAGCTCCAGAAGCCCCTCCCCCACCAGGATCACACCGAGGACAAGGAACACCACCCCAGCGATAACGTCGATCCACGGCCCCGCGGCCTGTAGGCGACGGGACAGCGCGGGCACGGACACCATCACCGCCACGGCCACGAACCAGGCGATACCGGTGACGAGCATGACCGCCAGAATGATCAGGCGCGTCGTCCACCCGGTGTCCGGGGGAACGAAACCGGCGAACACCGCGCCGAAGAACACCAGCGCCTTCGGGTTCGCCAGGTTCGTCATCAGACCGAGACGCCATGCACCGAGGGTGGAGACCCGCTCGGCGGTGGTGGTCGGCGTCGCCGACACAGTCGTCCCCGCGGAGCGGCGTTCCGCCAGGCCACCGCGCAGGGCCACCTGCCCCATCCACGCCAGGAAGGCGCCACCGACCAGGAACAGGGCCGTGAGGACCCAGGGGACGGCATCGATGAGCGCGGACAGTCCGACCATGCTGGCGACGATCCACAGGGTGTTGCCGCTCATGATGCCGAGGGCGCAAGCGACGCCGTTACGCCGGACGGCGCCGAGCCGCAGGATCTGCACCAGATCCGGGCCAGGCGAAGCGATGGCGAGCAGCCACGCGACAAGAATGCTGAGGAGAGCGCCGCCGGTCATGGGGTTTCAATGTACTCTCCCCGTCCGCTCACACACTCAGCGGCATGTCCGACGGCGCGACGGGCCGTGGGAGCGCGCTCTCGCCCATCAGTGCGCGGTCGACGGCGGCCGCACAGGCACGTCCCTCGGAAATCGCCCACACGATCAGTGAGGCGCCGCGACCGGCGTCCCCGGTGGCGAACACCGGTGCATCGAATCCGGTGTCACGGACCATCGAGGACTCTGCCCACCAGGTGCGGTAGTCGTCGTCGCGCTTGAGGCGTCCACGTCCGTCGACGGGAAGACCCAGTTCGGAGATGATGCCCTCGGTGTCGACGGAGGAGAAGCCGACGGCGAGCAGGACAAGGTCGGCGTCCATGTCGATCTCGGTGCCGGGCAGGTTGACCATGCCTTCCGGAGTACGTTCACACGTTGCTGCGCGCAGGGCGGTGACATGGCCGTCGGTGCCGGTGAGCTCGACGGTGTTGATGCGGTGGTCACGGTAACCCAGCGTGGTGCCGACCTCGCGCTCCGCGAGGCCGAGGGCGACGATCTCGTCGGCGGACTCGTTGCCGCTGATGCGGTACTCACCCTCCTCGTGGGCTGATGCCACGCGCCAGATCTTGGGCCACACCGGCCAGGGGTTGTCCTCGGTACGGTACGGGTCCGGTGCCGGGTTGTAGTCGAACTGGCGGACGGAGGCCGCGCCCTGACGCAGGGCGGTGCCGAAGCAGTCGGTGCCGGTGTCGCCGCCACCGATGATCACGACGTTCTTGCCCTTCGCGTCGATCTGAGGGGTGTCAATGTCGCCGGCGACGACGCGGTTGGCCATCGGAAGGTAATCCATCGCCTGGTGGACACCCTCCAGGCCGCGGCCCGGGATGGAGACGTCCCGGGGAACGGTCGCCCCGACAGCCAGCACGACTGCGTCGAAACCGGCGAGGTCCGACGCGGACGGGGAGATGTTGGTGCGGAACGTGG
The genomic region above belongs to Corynebacterium glyciniphilum AJ 3170 and contains:
- a CDS encoding LysE family translocator, whose amino-acid sequence is MTGGALLSILVAWLLAIASPGPDLVQILRLGAVRRNGVACALGIMSGNTLWIVASMVGLSALIDAVPWVLTALFLVGGAFLAWMGQVALRGGLAERRSAGTTVSATPTTTAERVSTLGAWRLGLMTNLANPKALVFFGAVFAGFVPPDTGWTTRLIILAVMLVTGIAWFVAVAVMVSVPALSRRLQAAGPWIDVIAGVVFLVLGVILVGEGLLEL
- a CDS encoding RNA-binding S4 domain-containing protein translates to MPEREEHKVPAQDVPVRGDDIRLGQFIKLANLVDSGGAAKEAVAAGRVTVNGEADTRRGRHLRSGDEVVVLDEDATPIAAARVVTGNGGDTSGDSDDDDYFDEATADDDFDPDKWRNL
- a CDS encoding glutamate synthase subunit beta, with protein sequence MADPHGFMKYPREEAAHRPVPLRLLDWKEVYEPFADSKVQTQAARCMDCGIPFCHDGCPLGNIIPEWNDLVRQGRWKEAYDRLHATNNFPEFTGRICPAPCEGACVLGIEGIGAGAGVGDPVAIKTVELQIVEHAFEEGWVRPVKASFSTGQSVAVVGSGPAGLAAAQQLTRAGHDVTVFERDDRIGGLLRYGVPDYKLENRWIDRRLAQMEAEGTTFRTNISPSASDLAGFDAVVLAVGATVPRDVSIPGRGLEGVHQAMDYLPMANRVVAGDIDTPQIDAKGKNVVIIGGGDTGTDCFGTALRQGAASVRQFDYNPAPDPYRTEDNPWPVWPKIWRVASAHEEGEYRISGNESADEIVALGLAEREVGTTLGYRDHRINTVELTGTDGHVTALRAATCERTPEGMVNLPGTEIDMDADLVLLAVGFSSVDTEGIISELGLPVDGRGRLKRDDDYRTWWAESSMVRDTGFDAPVFATGDAGRGASLIVWAISEGRACAAAVDRALMGESALPRPVAPSDMPLSV
- a CDS encoding VOC family protein — protein: MPALVAEPGMPIWIDLATTDLEKAKTFYTELLDWEFDTQCDGYLVAKKNGMPVAGLGEVPDDKSSLWGMLLYAPDIDHVHDEAVKAGATSILSPRDVGRRGRMAVIVDPSGATVGLKQPSGDEPFFAAGEPGTPVWHELLVGEEFDATLKFYHDLAGWDIRQHSDTDKFRYATGEYNGAPLCGMWDTSELDENPSMWTLYLGCANVDAAAKKVKKLGGKLVRAPWNSELGRLCTLVDPTGALVNLCEIAEPTPESLEDIHEPDIMAPGAPQP